AATCTGAATCTGATTCTGGAAGGAAGATTGAGGAAAGTGGATAGTTATTCTTCCGATAATAGTAAAATTGATCTTTCTGGATATACCATTTCAATAGGGATTGGAGAGTAGATTAGCGCAGGATGAAGGTCGCATCTTGAATTGTGAATTGATATTTTACATAACTTATTGTTAATAAAAGGAATAGTAAAATTTAGTTTTTCTTTACTAAATTGCTCTTTGAAAATTAAACATCCCTGATAATAGAGATTGCACCATTTTTTAGAGACCTGAATCCATCTAAAGGCGGTAAGATTACATATAAGGATTTAAGTGATAAGTGGGTAATGAGTTGGGAAGATGTACCGTTGTACTGGCCAGGTGATAAAAAAGAGACATTTCAGGTAATACTGAATGTAGACGGTTCAATAATATTTCAGTATAAAGACTTGCAACGCGTAGATTCCTGGGTAAAGGCAGGGATAGAAGATGAGCGAGGAAAAGAGGGAATAGGAATTAGTCAGACATCACTTGCCAATGGCAAGGCTTATGAGATAGTGCGGGTAGTCCAGAAGTTAGAATCACCACCGGCAGAGAAGGTAACTATCACCAGTAAGACCTCGTATGCCTATGGCAATGGGCAGTTAGTGGCAAAGCTACAGGAAGAACCAATTAACTCTGCTCCCAAAATTTATTACTACCATAACGACCACTTAGGTTCAGCAAGGGTGATTACGGATAAAGATGGCAAGGTAGTTGAGCAGTATTTCTATTATCCCTTTGGTGGTGGCGGACCTGTAGGTGGGCCGACATTTACCGGCAAGGAGCTGGATGACAGCGGCCTGTTCTACTTCGGCGCTAGATACTATGACCCGGCATTG
This genomic interval from bacterium contains the following:
- a CDS encoding RHS repeat-associated core domain-containing protein, coding for MSWEDVPLYWPGDKKETFQVILNVDGSIIFQYKDLQRVDSWVKAGIEDERGKEGIGISQTSLANGKAYEIVRVVQKLESPPAEKVTITSKTSYAYGNGQLVAKLQEEPINSAPKIYYYHNDHLGSARVITDKDGKVVEQYFYYPFGGGGPVGGPTFTGKELDDSGLFYFGARYYDPALGRFITPDPIQAAGQNLYVYCYNNPLGYVDRMVSGLLFHS